The proteins below come from a single Mucilaginibacter mali genomic window:
- the rfbF gene encoding glucose-1-phosphate cytidylyltransferase has protein sequence MKVVLLAGGLGTRLSEETGVKPKPMVEIGGMPILWHIMKIYSTYGFNDFIVCLGYKGYIIKEYFANYFLHKSDVTIDLKDNSIKVHDSQAEPWKITLIDTGNESMTGGRIKRVQPYVNNETFMLTYGDGVGNVNIKDLVDFHKANNKFCTVTSVQPSGRFGSLNIGENNEVHSFFEKPKGDGSWINGGYFVCEPQIFDYIKDGDATIWEKDPMESLAKDHQMSAFKHNGFWRPMDTLKDKQDLNEMWAEDKALWKIW, from the coding sequence ATGAAGGTTGTATTACTTGCCGGCGGGCTGGGTACCCGCTTATCAGAAGAAACCGGTGTTAAACCTAAGCCTATGGTTGAAATAGGGGGTATGCCAATATTATGGCATATTATGAAAATATATTCAACTTACGGGTTTAATGATTTTATAGTTTGCCTTGGATACAAAGGCTATATTATTAAAGAATACTTCGCAAATTATTTTTTGCATAAATCGGATGTTACGATCGATCTGAAGGATAATTCGATAAAGGTGCATGATTCGCAGGCAGAACCGTGGAAGATCACACTCATTGATACTGGTAACGAATCGATGACCGGGGGACGGATCAAGCGTGTACAACCATATGTAAACAACGAAACATTTATGCTTACTTACGGCGATGGCGTTGGTAATGTAAATATTAAGGATCTGGTAGATTTTCATAAAGCCAATAATAAGTTTTGTACAGTTACATCGGTACAACCATCGGGGCGTTTTGGGTCGCTAAATATTGGTGAAAATAATGAAGTGCATTCCTTTTTCGAAAAACCCAAAGGAGATGGTTCTTGGATAAATGGCGGCTATTTTGTTTGTGAACCACAAATTTTTGATTACATAAAAGATGGCGATGCTACCATATGGGAAAAAGACCCAATGGAAAGCCTGGCAAAAGACCACCAGATGAGCGCTTTTAAGCACAATGGTTTTTGGAGGCCGATGGATACGCTGAAAGATAAGCAAGATCTTAACGAAATGTGGGCCGAAGATAAAGCGCTTTGGAAAATTTGGTAA
- a CDS encoding ferredoxin--NADP reductase — MQIYTLKVVEIRKEAKDVITVCFKQPGLKKVTYLPGQYLTLVFRINGRRYIRPYSFSSAPKVDEYLEVTVKRVPRGIVSNHINDRLKIDDLVEVMHPMGDFIFNNDHTTENKHIVLWGAGSGITPLMSIAKFVLHKQTGHKITLVYGNRHVDDVIFSAQIQDLEKTFSTQLQVWNFYTRLVVDNKDPDHIQGRIDPHKVLTILRSVTDLQNSIHYICGPRGLKESVKQALYSFEISEEQIFAEDFELIKDPAEFEDITTRHVKINIGEVAAQVEVVKGKSILEAGLDAFLELPYACQTGHCTVCKASILHGQVKMIGLVKKHTDMKDNECLTCCAYPLSDDVQLTI; from the coding sequence ATGCAGATTTATACATTAAAAGTTGTAGAAATAAGGAAAGAAGCTAAAGATGTAATAACAGTTTGTTTTAAACAGCCAGGCTTAAAAAAAGTAACTTATTTGCCAGGCCAATATCTCACTCTGGTGTTTAGGATCAATGGCAGGCGATACATCAGGCCTTACTCGTTTTCATCGGCGCCCAAAGTAGATGAATACCTGGAAGTAACCGTTAAAAGGGTACCTCGCGGTATAGTCTCTAATCATATTAATGATCGGCTTAAGATTGACGATCTGGTTGAAGTAATGCATCCAATGGGTGATTTTATCTTCAATAATGATCATACTACAGAAAATAAACACATTGTGCTATGGGGGGCGGGTAGCGGCATAACGCCTTTAATGTCTATAGCAAAATTTGTTTTACATAAACAAACCGGCCACAAAATAACACTGGTTTATGGTAACCGCCATGTTGATGATGTAATATTTTCTGCACAGATCCAGGATCTGGAAAAAACGTTCTCAACACAACTACAGGTTTGGAATTTTTATACAAGACTAGTAGTTGACAATAAAGACCCCGATCATATACAAGGCCGGATCGACCCGCATAAAGTGTTAACGATCTTAAGGTCTGTTACTGACCTGCAAAATAGCATACATTATATATGCGGGCCAAGAGGCTTGAAAGAGTCGGTTAAACAGGCACTTTATAGTTTTGAAATAAGTGAAGAGCAAATATTTGCCGAAGACTTTGAATTAATAAAAGACCCGGCCGAGTTTGAAGATATTACTACGCGACATGTAAAAATAAATATTGGCGAAGTAGCTGCACAGGTTGAAGTTGTTAAAGGAAAAAGTATACTTGAGGCAGGTTTAGATGCTTTTTTGGAACTGCCATACGCATGCCAGACGGGGCACTGCACAGTTTGTAAAGCAAGTATTTTACATGGCCAGGTAAAAATGATAGGATTGGTGAAAAAGCATACCGATATGAAAGATAATGAATGTTTAACATGCTGTGCTTATCCGCTATCTGATGATGTTCAGCTTACAATATAA
- a CDS encoding GumC family protein, with protein sequence MDPIIDQPNQENNNEIKIYLDKIISNWYLFLIGIVLCTFLAVFYSKLADTAYKIDGKILVRDDKNNPSKGAKGLIDVDLSSLLGTANNAENEIEILKSRSLMKKVVEKLNLNITVGVKGALRALEVTDKYIPFTIDLQHKADTIEARQYSIKDVTTHDFRIVNSKENIDTTVAFGQLIKLPQFNLTLDYKPGYFIDQHGYGITIQSVDSKVEGLMKSFDATLTSKQSTVIDLNLDYAIPDKGEKILSTLMDLYLKENLEDKVRIADSTMAFVDKQLDAVTAELSDVEKRIEEFKKANQLADIAEQSKVLIDNSSDYFKKLNELEIQISIIEGISTYIKNPANHRIIPSTLTVTDPVFAAGIASYNQMLSERERQNLSYTENNPIVKNLDQQIENLRGNLLKSFDEYKRNLNLSKKELVARNSVINQKIQNVPEKERIYLSYSRQQTLKQQIYIYLLQKKEETAITRTSTFSTSQIIDPAKSDSAPFAPKKGLIYVVGLIIGFILPLAYLSIREMLNTRIITKKDLVMGTPVTIVGEISHNDDEKSLVVDNKSRSIISEQFRSLRANLQFLLKQDQSNVILVTSSMSGEGKSFISLNLGNVLAIGGKKVVFMELDLRKPKLSMNIGMDNQHGFTNYIISDKTTLDSVIRPLYISENTSLISSGPIPPNPAELLLNSKLGTMIEELKKKYDYVIIDTAPVGLVSDALIIEKYADLCLYIVRQGFTYKSQVNIINDLITAKKLSKTYLVVNDIQSAKGGYYGYYGYGYGYGYGYGYGYGYGYGGYGGYGGYVDESKKKQTWLEKILNRRK encoded by the coding sequence ATGGATCCTATTATTGATCAGCCTAATCAGGAAAACAACAACGAAATAAAGATCTATCTGGATAAAATTATATCCAATTGGTATTTATTTTTAATAGGTATAGTTCTATGTACCTTTTTGGCTGTGTTTTATTCTAAATTAGCAGATACAGCTTATAAAATAGACGGCAAAATACTGGTACGTGACGATAAGAATAATCCCTCTAAAGGTGCAAAGGGCCTTATTGATGTAGATCTTTCATCCTTGTTGGGTACAGCTAATAATGCTGAAAATGAAATAGAAATATTAAAATCACGCTCACTGATGAAAAAGGTGGTTGAAAAACTAAACCTTAACATTACTGTAGGAGTAAAAGGGGCGCTGAGGGCTTTAGAGGTTACTGATAAATATATACCATTTACAATTGATCTGCAGCATAAGGCCGATACTATTGAGGCAAGGCAATATTCTATAAAGGATGTTACTACCCATGATTTTAGGATAGTTAACAGCAAAGAGAATATAGATACTACAGTAGCTTTTGGGCAACTAATAAAGCTTCCGCAATTTAATCTCACACTAGATTACAAACCAGGGTACTTTATTGATCAGCATGGTTATGGTATAACTATTCAATCTGTAGATTCGAAGGTTGAAGGATTGATGAAAAGTTTTGATGCTACATTAACAAGTAAACAAAGTACGGTAATTGACCTTAATCTGGATTATGCTATACCTGATAAAGGCGAAAAGATACTTTCGACCCTGATGGACCTTTATCTAAAAGAGAACTTAGAAGATAAGGTTAGAATAGCGGACAGTACAATGGCCTTCGTTGATAAGCAGTTAGATGCTGTCACGGCCGAATTAAGTGATGTTGAAAAACGTATAGAGGAATTTAAAAAAGCCAATCAACTTGCCGATATAGCTGAGCAATCTAAAGTATTGATCGATAATTCAAGTGATTACTTTAAAAAATTGAACGAGCTAGAAATACAGATATCAATAATTGAAGGTATATCGACTTATATTAAGAACCCCGCAAATCATCGGATCATCCCAAGTACGTTAACGGTTACAGATCCGGTTTTTGCGGCTGGTATAGCGTCGTACAACCAAATGCTTAGTGAACGTGAGAGGCAAAATTTATCTTATACAGAAAATAACCCAATAGTAAAAAATTTAGACCAGCAGATAGAAAACCTGCGAGGTAACCTGCTGAAAAGCTTCGATGAATACAAGCGAAACCTGAATTTATCTAAAAAAGAACTGGTGGCCCGCAATAGTGTCATCAATCAAAAGATACAAAATGTACCCGAAAAGGAAAGAATCTATTTAAGCTATTCGCGCCAGCAAACATTAAAGCAACAGATTTATATATACTTATTGCAAAAAAAGGAAGAAACCGCGATAACCCGAACCTCAACTTTCTCTACGTCGCAAATTATTGATCCCGCAAAAAGCGATTCGGCCCCTTTCGCGCCTAAAAAAGGTCTTATTTACGTTGTAGGCTTAATAATTGGGTTTATACTGCCATTAGCTTATTTAAGTATTCGCGAAATGCTTAATACCCGCATCATCACCAAAAAAGACCTGGTAATGGGAACCCCCGTTACCATAGTGGGCGAAATAAGCCATAATGATGATGAAAAAAGCCTTGTGGTGGACAACAAGTCGCGCTCTATCATTTCCGAGCAATTTAGAAGTTTAAGAGCTAATCTTCAATTCTTGCTAAAGCAAGACCAGTCTAATGTAATACTTGTTACTTCAAGCATGAGCGGCGAGGGAAAGTCATTCATCTCGCTTAATCTAGGTAATGTATTGGCAATAGGCGGCAAAAAAGTTGTGTTTATGGAGTTAGATCTTCGCAAACCTAAATTATCTATGAATATTGGTATGGATAATCAGCACGGTTTTACCAACTATATCATATCAGATAAAACTACTTTAGATTCGGTTATACGCCCGCTTTACATCAGCGAAAATACATCATTGATATCATCAGGCCCTATTCCTCCTAACCCTGCAGAGTTACTATTAAATAGCAAATTGGGTACAATGATAGAGGAACTTAAAAAGAAATATGATTATGTGATCATCGATACGGCTCCGGTAGGTCTTGTATCTGATGCTTTAATAATTGAAAAATACGCCGATCTGTGCCTATATATTGTTAGGCAAGGCTTTACCTATAAATCGCAAGTTAATATCATTAACGATCTGATCACAGCTAAAAAGCTAAGCAAAACATATTTGGTTGTAAATGATATTCAATCGGCTAAAGGCGGCTATTATGGTTATTATGGTTATGGCTATGGCTATGGCTATGGCTACGGCTATGGTTACGGCTATGGTTATGGTGGTTATGGCGGCTATGGCGGCTATGTTGATGAGAGTAAGAAAAAACAAACGTGGCTTGAAAAAATACTGAACCGGCGTAAATAA
- a CDS encoding polysaccharide biosynthesis/export family protein: MKRIIRNIPVGYFLVLMLVLTLHSCSTIKNYKYFEDISDTAKITRLTNAYYKEPIIQADDILYIFIQTADPQGGNLVNALNTPAFGSGTYYGNIFSASGNNAGQSMVYGYLVNKKGEVTLPVLGDVNVLGLSTAQARTLIVQKASIFYKDPSVTVRFANFKITVLGEVAHPGTYSIPNEKINLLDALGYAGDLTIYGDRTNLLLVRRQTDGSTLGYRLNLNNSEIFKSPYFYLQQNDEIYVTPTKAKITSSDAAQARNITVITSALTVLVVLLTRIR, from the coding sequence ATGAAAAGAATAATACGCAACATACCAGTTGGCTACTTTTTGGTTCTGATGTTAGTTTTAACACTACATTCATGCTCCACAATCAAAAATTACAAATATTTTGAAGATATATCCGACACAGCAAAAATAACCCGGCTTACAAATGCCTATTATAAAGAACCCATTATACAGGCGGATGACATATTATATATATTTATACAAACGGCAGATCCTCAGGGGGGCAATTTAGTAAACGCATTAAATACACCAGCATTTGGTTCGGGTACTTACTATGGAAATATTTTTTCTGCATCGGGCAATAATGCCGGCCAATCAATGGTATATGGTTATTTGGTAAATAAAAAAGGGGAAGTTACGCTCCCGGTGCTTGGGGATGTAAATGTTCTGGGTTTGTCTACCGCGCAGGCACGTACGCTTATTGTACAAAAGGCGAGTATCTTTTATAAAGACCCGTCAGTAACAGTAAGGTTCGCAAATTTTAAGATCACTGTTTTGGGTGAAGTCGCACACCCTGGTACTTACAGCATTCCCAATGAGAAAATAAACTTACTTGACGCTTTGGGTTATGCCGGCGACCTAACAATATACGGGGATCGTACTAATTTACTTTTAGTGAGGCGCCAAACTGATGGATCAACATTAGGGTACCGATTGAATTTGAATAATTCGGAGATATTCAAATCGCCATACTTTTACTTGCAACAGAACGATGAAATATATGTAACGCCAACTAAGGCTAAAATTACCAGCAGTGACGCAGCCCAAGCCCGAAATATCACTGTAATTACATCTGCTTTAACAGTATTGGTCGTATTACTTACCAGAATCAGATAA
- a CDS encoding DUF3467 domain-containing protein, translating to MEENNENQLNIELSEEIAEGIYSNLAIITHSNSEFVLDFIRVMPGVPKAKVKSRIILTPEHAKRLLTALEDNIEKFEAVNGRIKVQQEPSGFPMNFGNTMGQA from the coding sequence ATGGAAGAAAATAACGAAAATCAATTAAATATTGAACTTTCTGAAGAAATAGCAGAGGGTATTTATTCTAACCTGGCTATTATCACACATTCAAACTCGGAGTTTGTATTGGATTTTATCAGGGTAATGCCAGGGGTTCCCAAAGCTAAAGTAAAATCGAGGATAATATTAACTCCGGAGCATGCGAAGCGGCTGCTTACTGCCTTGGAGGATAATATAGAAAAATTTGAAGCTGTAAATGGCCGTATTAAAGTTCAGCAGGAACCGTCTGGTTTTCCGATGAATTTTGGCAACACAATGGGCCAGGCGTAA
- the rpoC gene encoding DNA-directed RNA polymerase subunit beta' has translation MSYKKDNKIKSNFTTITISLASPESILERSSGEVLKPETINYRTYKPERDGLFCERIFGPVKDYECHCGKYKRIRYKGIVCDRCGVEVTEKKVRRERMGHINLVVPVAHIWYFRSLPNKIGYLLGLPTKKLDLIIYYERYVVIQPGIKEADGISAMDFLTEEEYLDVLDTLPKENQYLDDKDPQKFVAKMGAEALEELLKRLDLDQLSYDLRHQAANETSQQRKNEALKRLQVVEAFREAQGRIENNPEWMIVKIVPVIPPELRPLVPLEGGRFATSDLNDLYRRVIIRNNRLKRLIEIKAPEVILRNEKRMLQEAVDSLFDNSRKVNAVKTEGNRALKSLSDILKGKQGRFRQNLLGKRVDYSARSVIVVGPNLKLHECGLPKDMAAELFKPFIIRKMIERGVVKTVKSAKKIVDRKDPLVWDILENVLKGHPILLNRAPTLHRLGIQAFQPKLVEGKAIQLHPLTCTAFNADFDGDQMAVHVPLGNAAILEAQILMLASHNILNPANGTPITVPSQDMVLGLYYITKGRKTDATRVVKGENLSFYSAEEVIIAYNEKKLDLHAFIKVKANVKEKDGSIVNKLIDTTVGRVLFNQHVPEEVGYINELLTKKSLRDIIGEVVKTTGMARAAQFLDDIKELGFQMAFRGGLSFNLKDINIPAQKVTLIDQASKEVEEVMNNYNMGFITNNERYNQIIDIWTRINNKLTANVMEILSTDNQGFNSVYMMLDSGARGSKEQIRQLAGMRGLMAKPQKSGSGGEIIENPILSNFKEGLSVLEYFISTHGARKGLADTALKTADAGYLTRRLHDVAQDMIVGETDCGTLRGIFTTALKDNEDIVEPLYDRILGRTSLHEVHDPITGELLVQAGQDITEEIAKNIENSPLEGIEIRSVLTCESKRGVCALCYGRNLASGKRVQRGEAVGVIAAQSIGEPGTQLTLRTFHVGGTASNIAAESQINAKYEGIIEFENVRTVSFETPEDGAVDVVLGRSGEFRILEAGSNKVIMTNNIPYGSYLYVKDGSKINRGDKICSWDPYNAVIISEFAGQVQFDAVLEGVTFREESDEQTGHREKVIIDTRDKSKNPAIQVVDNKGNLIKGYNIPVGAHIAVDEREKVQTGQVIAKIPRSTGKTRDITGGLPRVTELFEARNPSNPAVVTEIDGVVTLGGVKRGNREMTIESRDGQVKKYLVPLSKHILVQDNDFVKAGMPLSDGSISPADILAIKGPAAVQEYLVNGIQEVYRLQGVKINDKHFEVIVHQMMQKVSIEDPGDTRFLEREAVDGWDFMIENDEIYDKKVVTDPGDSNTLKSGQIVSLRKLRDENSVLKRKDMKLVEVRDAIPATSSPILQGITRASLGTKSFISAASFQETTKVLNEAAIAGKRDSMLGLKENVIVGHLIPSGTGLRIYDNIRVGSQEEFDRLMASKTEEAEA, from the coding sequence ATGTCTTACAAAAAGGATAATAAAATAAAAAGCAATTTCACCACCATTACCATCAGTTTAGCCTCGCCAGAGTCTATCCTTGAGCGTTCGAGCGGTGAAGTTTTAAAACCAGAAACCATTAACTACCGGACCTACAAGCCCGAGCGTGATGGTTTATTCTGCGAGCGTATCTTCGGTCCGGTAAAAGACTATGAGTGCCATTGCGGTAAGTACAAACGTATCCGTTACAAGGGTATCGTGTGCGACCGTTGCGGTGTTGAAGTAACCGAGAAGAAGGTTCGTCGCGAGCGTATGGGCCACATCAACCTGGTGGTGCCTGTTGCGCATATCTGGTATTTCCGTTCGTTACCAAACAAAATTGGTTACCTGCTGGGCTTACCTACTAAAAAGCTCGACCTGATCATCTACTACGAACGTTATGTAGTAATTCAGCCAGGTATTAAAGAAGCTGACGGTATCAGTGCTATGGACTTCCTGACCGAGGAAGAATACCTGGACGTTTTGGATACCCTGCCAAAAGAGAACCAATATCTTGACGATAAAGACCCGCAGAAATTTGTGGCCAAAATGGGTGCCGAAGCATTGGAAGAATTGCTGAAACGCCTTGACCTTGACCAATTATCATACGATCTGCGCCACCAGGCTGCAAACGAAACCTCACAGCAACGTAAAAACGAAGCTTTGAAGCGCCTGCAGGTTGTTGAAGCTTTCCGCGAAGCACAAGGCCGTATCGAGAATAACCCTGAGTGGATGATCGTGAAGATCGTTCCGGTTATCCCGCCTGAACTGCGCCCGTTAGTACCACTGGAAGGTGGCCGTTTCGCTACTTCAGATCTGAACGACCTTTACCGCCGTGTAATTATCCGTAACAACCGTTTGAAACGTTTGATCGAGATCAAAGCGCCGGAGGTGATCTTACGTAACGAAAAACGTATGCTGCAGGAAGCTGTGGATTCGTTATTCGATAACTCGCGTAAAGTTAATGCCGTTAAAACGGAAGGTAACCGTGCCCTGAAATCGCTCTCAGACATTCTGAAAGGTAAACAAGGCCGTTTCCGTCAAAACTTACTGGGTAAACGTGTTGACTACTCGGCACGTTCGGTAATTGTGGTAGGCCCTAACCTTAAACTGCACGAGTGCGGTTTACCAAAAGATATGGCAGCCGAGCTGTTTAAACCATTTATCATCCGCAAAATGATTGAGCGTGGTGTGGTTAAAACAGTAAAATCTGCAAAGAAAATTGTTGACCGTAAAGACCCGCTGGTTTGGGATATCCTTGAAAACGTACTGAAAGGCCACCCGATACTGCTTAACCGTGCGCCTACGCTGCACAGGTTGGGTATCCAGGCTTTCCAGCCTAAACTGGTGGAAGGTAAAGCTATCCAGCTGCACCCATTAACCTGTACCGCGTTCAACGCCGACTTTGACGGTGACCAGATGGCCGTGCACGTACCACTTGGTAACGCGGCAATTTTGGAAGCCCAGATCCTGATGCTGGCATCGCACAATATTTTGAACCCTGCTAACGGTACGCCTATCACTGTACCATCTCAGGACATGGTATTGGGTCTTTACTATATTACTAAGGGCCGCAAAACTGATGCTACCCGTGTTGTAAAAGGTGAAAACCTTTCGTTCTACTCTGCAGAGGAAGTGATCATTGCTTACAATGAGAAAAAACTTGACCTGCACGCTTTCATTAAAGTGAAAGCTAACGTGAAAGAGAAAGACGGCAGCATCGTAAATAAACTGATCGACACTACTGTAGGCCGCGTACTGTTTAACCAGCATGTGCCTGAAGAAGTAGGTTATATAAACGAACTGCTGACCAAGAAATCACTGCGTGATATCATTGGCGAGGTAGTAAAAACTACCGGTATGGCCCGCGCGGCCCAATTCCTTGATGATATTAAGGAGTTAGGTTTCCAGATGGCATTCCGTGGTGGTTTATCGTTTAACCTGAAGGATATTAATATCCCTGCACAGAAGGTTACCCTGATCGACCAGGCTTCGAAAGAAGTTGAAGAGGTAATGAACAACTATAACATGGGTTTCATTACCAACAACGAACGTTACAACCAGATCATCGATATCTGGACCCGTATCAATAACAAGCTGACCGCTAACGTAATGGAGATCCTGAGTACAGATAACCAGGGCTTCAACTCGGTTTACATGATGCTTGATTCGGGTGCACGTGGTTCTAAAGAGCAGATCCGTCAGCTGGCAGGTATGCGTGGCCTGATGGCGAAACCTCAGAAATCAGGTTCAGGCGGCGAGATCATCGAGAACCCGATCCTTTCAAACTTTAAAGAAGGTCTGTCGGTATTAGAGTACTTTATCTCTACCCACGGTGCCCGTAAAGGTTTGGCGGATACGGCGTTAAAGACGGCTGATGCTGGTTACCTGACCCGTCGTTTACATGACGTTGCGCAGGACATGATCGTTGGCGAAACAGATTGCGGTACTTTACGTGGTATCTTCACCACTGCCCTTAAAGATAACGAGGACATTGTTGAACCATTGTATGACCGTATCCTGGGCCGTACTTCATTACATGAAGTGCACGACCCTATCACCGGCGAACTGTTAGTACAAGCCGGACAGGATATCACTGAAGAAATTGCCAAGAACATCGAAAACTCTCCGCTGGAAGGCATCGAGATCCGTTCGGTATTAACCTGCGAAAGCAAACGTGGTGTTTGCGCGCTTTGCTATGGCCGTAACCTGGCCAGTGGTAAACGCGTTCAACGCGGCGAGGCTGTAGGTGTAATTGCAGCGCAGTCAATCGGTGAGCCGGGTACACAGTTAACCCTGCGTACATTCCACGTGGGTGGTACCGCGTCTAACATCGCGGCCGAATCTCAGATCAACGCTAAATACGAAGGTATTATCGAATTTGAGAACGTACGTACCGTATCATTCGAAACGCCGGAAGACGGAGCGGTAGACGTGGTACTGGGCCGTTCGGGCGAATTCCGCATCCTGGAGGCAGGCAGCAACAAGGTGATCATGACCAACAACATCCCATACGGTTCGTACCTGTATGTGAAGGATGGCAGCAAGATCAACCGTGGCGACAAGATCTGTTCATGGGATCCGTACAACGCGGTAATTATCTCTGAATTTGCCGGCCAGGTACAATTCGACGCTGTATTGGAAGGTGTAACCTTCCGCGAAGAAAGCGACGAGCAAACCGGTCACCGCGAAAAAGTAATTATTGACACCCGCGATAAATCTAAAAACCCTGCTATACAGGTAGTTGACAATAAAGGCAACCTGATCAAAGGATACAACATCCCGGTAGGTGCGCACATTGCTGTTGACGAGCGTGAGAAGGTACAAACCGGCCAGGTTATTGCCAAGATCCCTCGTTCAACCGGTAAAACGCGAGATATTACAGGTGGTTTGCCACGTGTAACCGAGTTATTCGAAGCACGTAACCCAAGCAACCCTGCGGTTGTAACCGAAATTGACGGTGTGGTAACCTTAGGTGGTGTGAAACGTGGTAATCGTGAGATGACCATCGAATCGCGCGACGGACAGGTTAAAAAATACCTGGTACCACTTTCAAAACACATCCTTGTACAGGATAACGACTTTGTGAAAGCCGGTATGCCACTGTCTGACGGTTCTATCTCTCCTGCCGACATCCTGGCTATTAAAGGCCCTGCTGCCGTGCAAGAGTACCTGGTGAATGGTATACAAGAGGTTTACCGTTTACAGGGTGTGAAGATCAACGATAAGCACTTTGAGGTGATCGTTCACCAGATGATGCAGAAAGTATCTATTGAAGATCCGGGCGATACCCGTTTCCTTGAAAGAGAAGCTGTTGATGGCTGGGACTTTATGATAGAGAACGACGAGATCTACGACAAGAAAGTTGTTACCGATCCGGGCGATTCAAATACCCTGAAATCAGGACAGATCGTATCGCTGCGTAAACTGCGCGATGAGAACTCGGTACTGAAACGTAAGGATATGAAGCTGGTTGAAGTTAGGGACGCTATCCCGGCTACTTCAAGCCCTATCCTGCAGGGTATCACCAGGGCTTCGTTAGGCACCAAGTCGTTCATATCTGCGGCATCGTTCCAGGAAACCACCAAGGTACTGAACGAAGCAGCGATAGCCGGTAAGAGAGACAGCATGCTTGGCCTGAAAGAGAACGTTATCGTTGGGCACTTAATTCCGTCAGGAACCGGGTTGCGTATATACGACAATATCCGCGTAGGTTCTCAGGAAGAATTTGACCGGCTGATGGCTTCGAAGACCGAAGAAGCAGAAGCATAA